A single Pedobacter sp. PACM 27299 DNA region contains:
- a CDS encoding TonB-dependent receptor, with protein sequence MTYGKILLLILLSTFSFAAHSQTTSTISGYVKDGSELITGASIFLKGTKQGVVSNAQGYYELKNLVPGTYTVTISFLGYEKDSKQVMLKPGQTINLTFSLKKDQQQLHDVNINGKTKTQQVKESGFSVNAIETKKYANTTADLNQILNRSTGVRIREQGGLGSDFKFSINGLSGKQVKFFIDGIPMDVMGSAMSLNNIPVNMAERLEVYKGVVPVQLGADAMGGAVNVVTNQKVSNYLDLSHSYGSFQTNRSSLTGQYVDQKTGLIIKGSGFFNSSENSYKMKNVDLVSGGLRDGNFIYDVNGAEYYKGDARRFHDNYLSALGQVEVGITNKSWADVLFIGGGYNEGHQDLQTGFDQQTVYGKVRRTNFAKSATLRYKKNNLFTEGLNLSVFAARSKDTYKTTDTAFRNYNWDGTYFTKGYTEMGNSVKSISNIVRPRTYAMANLSYVINNEHSLNLNYTIDHLKNKNFNQLQTDHDSVPGLINKQILGFAYQQNLLDNRLSNTIFGKYYHLDLERSKSIAGRYVTQDTTFSNFGYGIASRYKVTEGIGVKASYEHSYRLQETEEVFGDGLNVLGNPNLKPESSHNLNLGAYYGFQVNKNSFFFEASGFYRNAKDFIFPVPDVRSKLIKNENQSSVRITGFESEARYSYAQLLSLTLNLTYQNAINTTKEGQTESYNVPDTYLNKIPNQPWLFGNADFTIGQDNLLGKDTRLQFNWFTQYVNWFYLTWESKGNPIDKSDIPTQFVHSASLSYSLQKGKYNISAECRNLTDQLTYDNFKLQKPGRSFSLKFRYFIQ encoded by the coding sequence ATGACCTACGGAAAAATTCTACTACTCATTCTCCTCAGCACCTTTTCATTTGCTGCACATTCACAAACTACTTCTACCATTTCAGGATATGTCAAAGACGGCAGCGAACTGATTACAGGGGCATCCATCTTTTTAAAAGGCACTAAACAAGGGGTAGTGTCAAATGCTCAGGGTTATTATGAACTGAAAAATCTTGTGCCTGGAACTTACACCGTCACCATTTCCTTTCTTGGTTACGAAAAGGACAGTAAGCAGGTAATGTTAAAACCAGGTCAGACTATAAACCTAACCTTCTCCTTAAAAAAGGACCAGCAGCAGCTTCATGATGTAAACATCAATGGGAAAACGAAAACCCAGCAGGTAAAAGAATCTGGTTTCTCCGTAAATGCTATTGAAACGAAGAAATACGCCAATACAACTGCTGATCTAAACCAGATCTTAAATAGAAGTACTGGGGTCAGGATTCGAGAACAAGGCGGATTAGGTTCTGATTTTAAGTTCTCTATCAACGGTTTATCTGGAAAGCAGGTCAAGTTTTTCATTGATGGCATTCCAATGGATGTGATGGGCAGCGCGATGTCTTTAAACAACATCCCGGTAAACATGGCCGAGCGATTGGAAGTTTACAAAGGAGTGGTACCTGTACAATTGGGTGCCGATGCGATGGGCGGCGCGGTAAACGTGGTGACCAATCAAAAAGTAAGCAATTACCTGGATCTAAGCCATAGCTATGGCTCCTTTCAAACTAACAGGTCCTCCTTAACAGGGCAATATGTTGACCAAAAAACCGGTCTGATTATTAAAGGGAGCGGATTTTTCAACTCCTCGGAAAACAGCTACAAGATGAAAAACGTAGATCTTGTAAGCGGTGGACTGAGAGATGGCAACTTCATATACGATGTAAACGGTGCAGAATATTATAAAGGCGATGCCAGACGTTTCCACGACAATTACCTGTCTGCCCTCGGACAAGTAGAAGTGGGGATCACCAATAAAAGCTGGGCAGATGTCTTGTTTATTGGCGGAGGTTATAATGAAGGTCATCAGGACCTGCAAACTGGTTTTGATCAGCAGACTGTTTATGGTAAAGTAAGACGTACCAATTTCGCTAAAAGCGCCACTTTACGCTATAAAAAGAACAATTTGTTTACAGAAGGACTAAACTTAAGCGTATTCGCAGCCCGATCAAAAGATACTTATAAGACTACTGATACCGCTTTCCGCAATTACAACTGGGATGGCACTTATTTTACCAAAGGATATACCGAAATGGGAAATAGTGTCAAATCGATTAGTAACATCGTCAGACCCCGCACTTATGCGATGGCCAACCTGAGTTATGTGATCAACAATGAGCACTCTTTGAACTTGAATTATACGATCGATCATTTGAAAAATAAGAACTTCAATCAACTGCAAACAGATCACGATAGTGTACCAGGACTAATTAATAAACAGATTCTAGGCTTTGCCTATCAGCAAAACCTGTTAGACAATAGGTTATCCAATACCATCTTTGGTAAGTATTACCACCTGGATTTAGAAAGGTCAAAATCTATAGCTGGCCGCTATGTTACTCAGGATACCACTTTCTCTAACTTTGGTTATGGGATCGCTTCCAGGTATAAAGTGACAGAAGGGATAGGTGTAAAGGCTTCATATGAGCACTCTTACAGGCTGCAGGAAACAGAAGAAGTGTTTGGAGATGGATTAAATGTACTGGGGAATCCTAATTTAAAGCCAGAAAGCAGTCACAATTTAAACCTTGGCGCCTATTATGGTTTCCAGGTCAATAAAAATAGCTTCTTCTTCGAAGCTTCTGGATTTTATCGCAATGCCAAAGATTTTATCTTTCCGGTACCTGATGTTCGCTCCAAATTGATCAAAAATGAAAACCAAAGTAGTGTCCGCATTACAGGTTTTGAATCCGAAGCCAGGTATAGTTATGCTCAATTGCTGTCCCTGACGCTGAATCTGACCTATCAAAATGCGATCAATACCACAAAGGAGGGACAGACGGAATCTTATAATGTTCCCGATACTTACCTGAATAAAATTCCTAATCAGCCTTGGTTGTTTGGAAATGCAGACTTTACCATTGGACAGGATAACCTGTTAGGAAAGGATACCCGACTGCAGTTCAACTGGTTCACACAGTATGTAAACTGGTTCTACCTGACCTGGGAAAGTAAAGGAAACCCAATTGATAAGTCGGATATTCCAACTCAATTCGTCCACAGTGCATCACTAAGTTACTCCCTGCAAAAAGGCAAATACAACATCTCTGCAGAATGTAGAAACTTAACTGATCAGCTGACTTACGATAATTTTAAACTGCAGAAGCCAGGAAGATCATTCTCCCTGAAATTCAGATATTTCATTCAGTAA
- a CDS encoding DUF4374 domain-containing protein, whose amino-acid sequence MNTLFKYTAKLLMLVMLVLSISGCEKRKEGHIEEGTNYAAILCVGSWPNTAYYISSIPSLTTGTISLKGNGAEMTGKVYAQDVIQREGFYYHMNSTSGRFGKYHVENGSLLIDKEIPFAYLSWSSYAWADNNTLVIFGDGNGEARYAVVKVDKMTIKTGKLDLGKIPAGFQQYSFGFAQYRDSKLFLGYGFASNDWSVFPNMPVYPKSYVAVIDYHTMAVEKSLEETRTTGLGSLNIYAPSSFVDENNDLYFISDPVTGYDYKSPSIMYRIKSGSTVIDPDYFFNYSAASNNEKGAAMWYIGNGKAIVRSRISGDNIDLEHYYRLIDVKSGTMIKKLDLPADKGERMVNAVIVEDGKAFIAVNAVDRDYIWQYNPATDQLTKGVEFIGGIDYILRIEKLK is encoded by the coding sequence ATGAACACATTATTTAAATATACGGCTAAGCTGTTAATGCTCGTCATGTTAGTGCTCAGCATCAGTGGCTGTGAAAAAAGAAAAGAAGGACATATCGAAGAAGGTACAAACTACGCAGCAATTCTTTGTGTAGGGAGCTGGCCAAATACTGCTTATTATATCTCCAGTATTCCTTCATTAACCACTGGAACCATCAGTCTGAAAGGTAATGGTGCGGAGATGACCGGTAAGGTTTATGCACAGGATGTGATTCAAAGAGAGGGTTTCTACTACCACATGAATTCTACCAGCGGACGTTTCGGGAAGTATCATGTGGAAAACGGATCATTGCTCATCGATAAAGAGATTCCTTTCGCCTACCTGAGCTGGAGTTCTTATGCATGGGCAGATAACAATACACTGGTAATTTTTGGTGATGGTAATGGCGAAGCTCGTTATGCGGTGGTTAAAGTAGACAAAATGACCATTAAAACTGGTAAACTTGATCTTGGTAAAATCCCTGCAGGTTTCCAGCAATACAGTTTCGGATTTGCTCAGTATAGAGATAGTAAGCTGTTTCTTGGTTATGGTTTTGCTTCCAATGATTGGAGCGTATTTCCAAATATGCCGGTTTATCCAAAATCGTATGTTGCAGTAATTGATTATCATACAATGGCTGTTGAAAAGTCACTGGAAGAAACCCGTACCACTGGATTAGGCAGTTTGAACATTTATGCGCCTTCTTCTTTTGTAGACGAAAACAATGATTTATACTTTATCAGTGATCCAGTAACGGGTTATGATTACAAATCTCCATCCATCATGTACCGCATTAAAAGTGGATCAACAGTGATCGATCCGGACTATTTCTTTAATTACTCCGCTGCATCGAATAATGAAAAAGGAGCGGCAATGTGGTACATTGGAAATGGGAAAGCAATTGTCCGATCCAGAATTAGTGGGGATAATATAGATTTGGAGCATTATTACAGATTGATTGACGTAAAATCTGGTACGATGATCAAGAAATTGGACCTTCCTGCAGATAAAGGTGAGCGCATGGTGAATGCAGTGATTGTGGAAGACGGCAAGGCCTTTATCGCTGTAAATGCAGTCGACAGAGATTACATCTGGCAATACAATCCTGCAACTGATCAATTGACAAAAGGAGTGGAATTTATAGGCGGTATCGACTATATTCTTCGCATAGAGAAACTGAAATAA
- a CDS encoding PepSY-associated TM helix domain-containing protein, translating into MSFKKINAWVHLWFGIASGVVVVILGITGCILVFEQEIRNVSSPWLHAASKGKALLPPSKIQEGVLKVLPNKEVNSIWYYGENRTAQVTVNSDSTVFVDPYTAKVVAMVDHEDFFHIVEEGHFYLWLPKEIGSVIVGWGTFIFFILLLSGLVLWWPKRWNKKGRDQSFKIKWKARFKRLNYDLHNVLGFYSIIVALLFAITGLMMSFQWFNKGIFWIAGGRDKPRIEAVSDTLSNPQTKMLAQVDKAWYKGMNELAAHNPKEIIVSFPEKASEAIYVCTDMFNGTWRDVYLDQHTLEILPASSKKLMDENFADLIRRVNYGVHIGAIGELPTKILFFIVSLICASLPITGFVIWWGKKKKSGKKKRRIFMNLSPSV; encoded by the coding sequence ATGAGCTTTAAAAAAATAAATGCCTGGGTTCATCTCTGGTTCGGAATTGCTTCCGGAGTCGTAGTGGTGATTCTGGGCATCACGGGTTGCATCCTTGTTTTTGAACAGGAAATCAGAAATGTTTCTTCTCCATGGCTCCATGCAGCGTCAAAAGGAAAAGCGTTGTTGCCTCCATCTAAAATTCAGGAGGGCGTGCTTAAAGTGTTGCCTAATAAAGAAGTAAATTCCATCTGGTATTATGGTGAAAACCGTACAGCACAGGTTACAGTAAATTCAGATTCTACAGTATTCGTAGATCCCTATACTGCCAAAGTAGTAGCCATGGTAGATCACGAAGATTTCTTTCATATCGTAGAAGAAGGCCATTTTTACCTTTGGCTGCCGAAAGAAATAGGTAGTGTAATCGTAGGATGGGGAACCTTCATCTTTTTCATTTTACTGCTTAGCGGCCTGGTTTTATGGTGGCCAAAAAGATGGAATAAGAAAGGCCGGGATCAAAGCTTTAAAATCAAATGGAAAGCCAGGTTTAAGCGCCTGAACTATGATTTACACAATGTTTTGGGTTTCTACTCCATCATTGTTGCGCTTTTATTTGCGATCACTGGATTAATGATGAGCTTTCAATGGTTCAATAAAGGGATATTCTGGATAGCAGGAGGAAGGGATAAACCCAGAATTGAAGCAGTTTCCGATACTTTAAGCAATCCTCAGACAAAAATGCTGGCACAGGTAGATAAGGCCTGGTATAAAGGAATGAACGAACTCGCAGCGCACAATCCAAAAGAAATCATTGTAAGCTTCCCTGAGAAGGCCTCTGAGGCTATTTATGTCTGCACAGATATGTTTAATGGTACCTGGCGGGATGTTTACCTGGATCAGCATACCTTAGAGATCCTGCCAGCCTCTAGTAAGAAATTGATGGATGAAAACTTTGCCGATTTGATTCGCAGGGTAAATTATGGCGTCCATATTGGTGCAATTGGTGAGTTGCCGACAAAAATTCTCTTTTTCATCGTCAGTCTGATTTGTGCTTCATTACCAATTACAGGTTTTGTGATTTGGTGGGGCAAAAAGAAAAAATCAGGCAAAAAGAAGAGAAGAATTTTTATGAATCTCTCTCCAAGCGTATAA